The Scylla paramamosain isolate STU-SP2022 unplaced genomic scaffold, ASM3559412v1 Contig80, whole genome shotgun sequence genome contains the following window.
attgagcatcagtgaggaaaaattatttgctttattattagagaatataaactttcttaccttttggttcagttatgacatcttcagacaacttttcatgagcaagagattctcccagcagtttgttatacttatccctctcacagtctagctgaacctgaagactgctgcactcactctccaacctgctaacctcagatgtcagtgtagccacttgacccagcaatttccccttggtatctgtacctggaggtgaaaaattgatgcaacagagggccagacaagaatgaccaatggaagtaattagacgtaatgtaagaagtgggtataagactaagggaaatagaagggcaatggagagagggttagatgcaccagaaatgtctgtggagccaggaaaaatttaaacttgtaacagagataactaagagcaactgtgaatgaataaatgtgatgtgGCCTCAACCCATGAatgggaaaatgcaaaagcagcacctcagacaccaggaccatgatgactggcagctcccaaaattagctgctggcttttgtactcctagtcaccacaggaggctcatccacagctaatcctatcagctgatcatcttgggtgaagtaattgtttatcagtctggctgttgagtcctgatgcagagatgtgtgtgtgtgtgtgtgtgtgtgtgtgtgtgtgtgtgtgtgtgtgtgtgtgtgtgtgtgtgtgtgtgtgtgtgtgtgtgtgtgtgtgtgtgtgtgtgtgtgtgtgtgtgtgcactttggaaagcctccctccatggagaatgtcagtttgatatacaaatatatattcatgtggatggtagctcacatttagcttctgagttctcacatgaagaggtgccatccttgtctttttcctctgagggagtgactttatactctgtgataagtgcatgcagctcactattctgtcttgtgacgtctttgatttctatctgtgaaagacacaagaaggcagtaagttaacttgtttaacatgccacatcattttatatatattatgccaagtttaaacaggaaagcctcaccagaagcatcaactaaagaccaaagtgattaacaaatctttcactttaccagccttaatgacaaaagctgctgatgtagcatcccatccatatcctgcatttttacaccttcatgattCCCACACTGCATCATTTGTTCATGTCTTAAAGACATGGTCATGACAGAGTAGTCCTCACACTCCTGTCAGTGCTCTTCTGCATACACTTGAGCCTTGCACACTCCAAGCATTCCTTCCACTCATCCTTCTACATCTAAAGCACCATAGTACTCTCCACCCATTTTTAAGGAAACTGTCTCCatgcataaacaaacacacaacctcACGTACTCCATGTATTGTTTTCAGTAATGATTAATCTTACAAAGTAAACCAAACTAATATACAAAGACACTTGTGGTACCTTTGAAAGTTTGAGCTTATCTTCTAGTTCTTTAATCAGCTCTGTCAACGTGATATTTTCTTGAGCAAGGTGGTCGTGGCTCAGGCCATTCTCTTCAaagtggctgtggttgtggacCGTCACCAGCTGACCACTAAGGGACTCTGTCTTCTCCCACAACACAGTGATCTCGCGCTCTTTCTGCAACGCCTCCTGCCTGGTGAACAGCGTGGCAAGTGCACATACATTAGAACAGTGTGTGACCAAtatgacgcctccattctacattgccatgacaagaatacaggactttactgaacataaaccaatgacgcctccattctacattgccatgacaagaatacagggctttactgaacataaaccaaggattccctcctcctctctctaagggttatggttctctcaacagttacagcgtggtgtgagagatgcagtgctgtcaaggctttactatttacaggaagcaacacaccaataaataaatgttactttggaaatgaaactgaataatcaaaggctttatatctcatgaacttcccttctttaataaactgtcttcaagctgacagactccagtagtattgcatcttaggaatattctacagctgatttcataataactgctctctaaaactgactacatgcctccttccctgcctcctatagactctactcaacaattgttgttattctgttcatgctggtgtgatagttaaccagtatattaaTTCCTTAGTTATGTACACTCTAGAATGGTGGTTCATTTTATCTACCAGTGATTGGAATTCCCACCTTGtaagtattacattattatttgttgattggtaccatttgtatgcaatcagagaaagatttcaatataaaaacatatccatgttactgttacctttcacaatgtaaaccaaaatgaaagctacataaattcttactttagatttgttgtcatttcatttaatgatgtaatttcttggttcttgtgcttTTTCAAGTGCAGTCCCTTTTCTGGTTTCTCAGTCAATTCTAATTTCTTATTGCtctgtggaaaaacagaaagtgCACATATTTAGGATGAactgattcaatagtattggtgttgacaatttctgcaggaagtttattccatatatttactatacgattaaagaaaaaatgtttggccttgtgggatttaaaacatttgggtataatcttgaatccattatttcttgttaggtagaatgaatgaggaggaggaggaggaggaggaggaggaggaggaggaggaggaggaggaggaggaggaggaggaggaggaggaggaggaggaggaggaggaggaggaggaggaagaaggaggaggaggaggaggaggagggagaaacaaagataggagggaaggaagaaaggaagaaaagggaataagagattaatagagagagagagagagagagagagagagagagagagagagagagagagagagagagagagagagagagagagagagagagagagagagagagagagagagagagagagagagagagaatgatgtgacaTGACATTTTTAAGTACAAATGAGTATATAGTAA
Protein-coding sequences here:
- the LOC135098777 gene encoding uncharacterized protein LOC135098777, yielding MVMFVASPASESVLGQRGHLRLVKELHLLQLHQLAVILDVGIVGSKTHQIVHLWESNKKLELTEKPEKGLHLKKHKNQEITSLNEMTTNLKQEALQKEREITVLWEKTESLSGQLVTVHNHSHFEENGLSHDHLAQENITLTELIKELEDKLKLSKIEIKDVTRQNSELHALITEYKVTPSEEKDKDGTSSCENSEAKCTDTKGKLLGQVATLTSEVSRLESECSSLQVQLDCERDKYNKLLGESLAHEKLSEDVITEPKGDYITIYQLQRGVMKQQARERQLDLASLHHE